The proteins below are encoded in one region of Sebastes fasciatus isolate fSebFas1 chromosome 16, fSebFas1.pri, whole genome shotgun sequence:
- the LOC141752612 gene encoding uncharacterized protein LOC141752612 isoform X1 yields MDGGDGPHIRPHWQHRLRHLMEDIAHHARIGAGMIVWLQFIIANGLENEAVLIAVVDENLANGEGVRRAGAAAAVEHQIDMVVNQLLRAAARPQVDVEVNRLLGAAAEPQVDMEVNRPVEAAAEPQVDMEVNRPVEAAAEPQVDVEVNRLGEAEDPLPGGSSRRLSDAASDSDYSSDAEEEDPASVPSSSPVPGGSRKRSREEDDEADEMSAKRIRCLSNAVSDSDDGSDAEEDDPASAPSSSPIPGVYRKRSREEDDEGNERSSKQFRH; encoded by the exons ATGGACGGAGGAGACGGACCCCACATTCGTCCTCATTGGC AACATCGTCTGCGCCACTTGATGGAGGATATTGCACATCACGCGCGTATTGGCGCTGGAATGATCGTCTGGCTGCAATTCATCATCGCTAATGGACTGGAAAACGAAGCTGTGTTGATTGCCGTTGTTGATGAAAATCTTGCCAACGGTGAAGGAGTTCGCCgcgctggagctgctgctgctgtagagcACCAAATTGACATGGTGGTCAACCAGCTTCTGAGAGCAGCTGCTCGGCCCCAAGTTGACGTGGAAGTCAACCGGCTTCTGGGAGCAGCTGCTGAGCCCCAAGTTGACATGGAAGTCAACCGGCCTGTGGAAGCAGCTGCTGAGCCCCAAGTTGACATGGAAGTCAACCGGCCTGTGGAAGCAGCTGCTGAGCCCCAAGTTGACGTGGAAGTCAACCGGCTTGGGGAAGCAGAAGATCCCCTGCCAGGAGGATCCAGCAGGAGGTTGTCTGATGCCGCCTCTGACAGTGACTATAGCAGCGATGCTGAGGAAGAAGACCCAGCATCCGTGCCCTCCTCTAGCCCCGTGCCTGGAGGATCCAGGAAGAGGTCAAGAGAGGAAGACGATGAAGCTGATGAGATGAGTGCAAAGCGAATCAGGTGCTTGTCTAACGCCGTCTCTGACAGTGACGATGGCAGCGATGCTGAGGAAGACGACCCAGCATCAGCGCCCTCCTCTAGCCCGATCCCTGGAGTATACAGGAAGAGGTCAAGAGAGGAAGACGATGAAGGGAATGAGAGAAGCAGCAAACAATTCAGACACTAA
- the LOC141752612 gene encoding uncharacterized protein LOC141752612 isoform X2: protein MDGGDGPHIRPHWQHRLRHLMEDIAHHARIGAGMIVWLQFIIANGLENEAVLIAVVDENLANGEGVRRAGAAAAVEHQIDMVVNQLLRAAARPQVDVEVNRLLGAAAEPQVDMEVNRPVEAAAEPQVDMEVNRPVEAAAEPQVDVEVNRLGEAEDPLPGGSSRRLSDAASDSDYSSDAEEEDPASVPSSSPVPGGSRKRSREEDDEGNERSSKQFRH, encoded by the exons ATGGACGGAGGAGACGGACCCCACATTCGTCCTCATTGGC AACATCGTCTGCGCCACTTGATGGAGGATATTGCACATCACGCGCGTATTGGCGCTGGAATGATCGTCTGGCTGCAATTCATCATCGCTAATGGACTGGAAAACGAAGCTGTGTTGATTGCCGTTGTTGATGAAAATCTTGCCAACGGTGAAGGAGTTCGCCgcgctggagctgctgctgctgtagagcACCAAATTGACATGGTGGTCAACCAGCTTCTGAGAGCAGCTGCTCGGCCCCAAGTTGACGTGGAAGTCAACCGGCTTCTGGGAGCAGCTGCTGAGCCCCAAGTTGACATGGAAGTCAACCGGCCTGTGGAAGCAGCTGCTGAGCCCCAAGTTGACATGGAAGTCAACCGGCCTGTGGAAGCAGCTGCTGAGCCCCAAGTTGACGTGGAAGTCAACCGGCTTGGGGAAGCAGAAGATCCCCTGCCAGGAGGATCCAGCAGGAGGTTGTCTGATGCCGCCTCTGACAGTGACTATAGCAGCGATGCTGAGGAAGAAGACCCAGCATCCGTGCCCTCCTCTAGCCCCGTGCCTGGAGGATCCAGGAAGAG GTCAAGAGAGGAAGACGATGAAGGGAATGAGAGAAGCAGCAAACAATTCAGACACTAA